The DNA window GACCACGTTCATATTGATCTTATTGCATTATCAGGTAAACGAGACTTCTTTGCTCTGCAGGAAATCACCAAATACCTCGCGAGATTGGAAGTGCTGGAGGCGGGCTTTAGCTCGAGCGACCTTTTGACGCAGGCTTCAATCAGGTCGTCTTGGCGCAGATATATGCGTGTTTTGGAAATCggagctcattttcaacaagtAACAGCGCTTAGTTTGAATTATGTCTGGTCGCGGCAAAGGTGGAAAGGGTCTTGGGAAAGGAGGCGCTAAGCGTCATCGCAAAGTTCTGCGTGACAATATCCAGGGTATTACGAAGCCTGCGATTCGTCGTTTGGCTCGCCGTGGAGGAGTCAAGCGTATATCTGGTCTGATCTACGAAGAGACTCGTGGAGTCCTGAAGGTGTTTTTGGAGAATGTGATCCGCGATGCTGTCACTTACACCGAACACGCCAAGAGAAAGACCGTGACCGCTATGGATGTAGTTTATGCTCTGAAGCGTCAGGGTCGCACTCTGTACGGCTTCGGTGGGTAAATGTTGATACTTCGTAAATGCCTTCTGAAACTACccaaaggctcttttaagagccacCCACGTTCTCCATGAAAAGTAGAATTTCctatttttgccattttgctTGTGCCAAGAAACTGATCCCCAAGCGGCAAAACGTTACTGCAGACCGCAATTAAACGCTCCAACAGTGTTTGctattttgttgtatttaacCCCATTTCTAGACAATCGCTCCTTCGTATTCACCCACGTATTGATAATGCAAGCTTctttaatgtgtattttaacTCAGATTTATAAATGAAGTAGCCTACTACTGCAACACTTATTTACCACCTGCGAATTGTTGAAATGCAAATTCAGAAATTCTACAGAAAATCgacaaatatttgaatatttttaatgtagGTTATATTGGCATCGCTTGtatttaaacattaaataacCGTAATATGGACATATCAGATACCCATGAGCCACACATTTATTCAGAATCAGAAATCGTTTAAATTGAGTATTAAATAATACTGCACCATGTTCAAATTATAACTCTCAAACTATGTACTCGGGCAATGAAAACAGTTCATATTTTTGTAAGGTAGAAATTAGAGTTTTCATGAAACATTACATGAGTAGAAGATGACACTCAATGGAAGAGTGGAAAGACAGGACCAGATGTAA is part of the Conger conger chromosome 15, fConCon1.1, whole genome shotgun sequence genome and encodes:
- the LOC133112073 gene encoding histone H4, with translation MSGRGKGGKGLGKGGAKRHRKVLRDNIQGITKPAIRRLARRGGVKRISGLIYEETRGVLKVFLENVIRDAVTYTEHAKRKTVTAMDVVYALKRQGRTLYGFGG